TTGACCACGTTTCAAATAACGACCTTTTTAAAAATGCTAAAATAATCAACCATTCTAATTTTAAAGAGTTAATGGATCCAGAAATTGAAATTATAGAAACTCCTGGGCACACAATGGATAGTATTTCTGTAATTTATGATGATTACATAATTTCAGGAGATGCATCACCATTAAAAAACAATATATTAAAAGAAAGAGCTCCGGGAGTTTTTGTAGATTTAGACCTTGCACTAAATTCCCTAAAAAAAATAAAAAGTCTTCAAAAAAATATCGTTACAGGACATGACGGAATTTTGTATAAAACTGAATATTAAATATAATTTATTTTAATTTGTTATAATTAATCTATTTTTTCAATTATTGCCTTTATATCCGCAGCTTTTCCAAAATAAAGCGATGATGTAACAATAACTTCGACACCTGTTTTAGCATATTCTTCTATATTTTGAATGGTGATTCCACCTGCTGCAACCACGGTAACATTTGGATTTATTTCTTTTGCAGCTTTTACGAATTTTTCAACAGTTTTAGGATCGCATTTATCGAGCTGAATATAATCAAATCCCATTTTAATATATTTTATACCTGTTTCAAAATTGTCAGCTTCTATTCCTATCTTTTTTTCTAGGGCATTTGCTTTCATTTCATTTAAAACTTTTTTAAGTTCCTCATCACCATTTACAAATTCCAAATGTTCATCAAATATAAGTACGGTTTCAGATAATCCAATTCTGTGAGGATATGCCCCACCTGCAACTATTGCCTTTATTGTCGGTTTTTTAGTTCCTGCAAGGTTTTTCCGAGTGGTTACAACGTTTATGTTTTCATTTTGCTTTCTTGCCAATTGCACAAATTCGTAAGTTCTTGTAGCCATTCCGCAATATCCTTCAAAAAGTCTAAGAACACTTTTCCAAGCAAGATGAACATTGTCAGCCCTTCCCCGAGCTTCAAAAAATATTTCGCCTTCTGTTACACAAGTTCCAGTACGTTTATATGAAAGCACATCTAACCCAAGCATTTTACATATTCTCTCAGCTTCCTCAGTACAGCACAAAACCATGTCATGTCGTGCTTTGTATGCGAGCCTTGCATTGAATCGATCCAATTTCATTATTTGCGAGGTTAAATCAAGGGGATTTACATCCTCTTCAATTATTTTTTCAAGTTCGTAATCAGGGATATAAAATGACATGTTAAACCTCTTTAAAATTTATTCTTAAATATAATTCAAGAAAACCACTTATTCACTTATTTTAACATTTTGTATGCTATTATATATCTTTTTTCGATATTATTTTTTACGAATTCAACCGATCTGCCATTTTTCCAGTTAAGTATATTGACAAAAATGACATTAAAACAAGAATAATAACCAAAATATTTGCTAAATTATAATCTCCAGTCTGAAACGCCTGATAAATTGAAAGTGACATTGTATTTGTTTTTCCAGGCATGTTTCCTGAAACCATCAATGTTGCACCAAATTCTCCAACGGACCTTGCAAAGCTGAGAATTGCACCTGCAATTATTCCTTTTTTGGATAGTGGAAGTGTTATTTTAAGCGCAGTTTTAAGTTTTCCCTGCCCCAAAGTATATGAAACATGTTCTAATTCTTTATCAACTGCGGAAATTGCAGCAGTTGTTGTTTTTACCATTAATGGAAGTGATACAATAAACGATGCAATTACTGCCGCCTCCCAGGTGAATAAAATGCCTGAACCTGTGAGTTTGTAAAATAAACTTCCAATAATTCCATTTTTTCCAAGCTGGAGTGCGAGTAAATATCCCAAAACAGTTGGCGGTAAAACCATTGGAAGCGTTACAAGAATTTCTAAAGAATTTCTACCGCGAAATTCCATTCTTGCGAGAATGTAAGATATGAAAATTCCTATAAAAAATACAAAAAAAGTAGATAAAAAAGAAATTTTTAATGTAAGCAATATTGGAAATAGAATTGAATCCATAAATACCCCTTATTCAGCAGTAAATCCATAATCAGTCAATATTTGCTTACCTGTTTCTCCGGTTAAGTAATCAACAAACATCTGGGCTTCGTCTTTATTTTCTGATGCTTTTAAAACACATACTGGATAGCTAATTTCTGTAACTGTTGGTATGGTGGTTATAATTTCAATGGTA
This DNA window, taken from Methanococcus maripaludis, encodes the following:
- a CDS encoding MBL fold metallo-hydrolase; its protein translation is MLDLIYKGILKFNEEKTRILEVASSVTFIETEKNKIIVDTSAKSRKEDLKQYFIDKNINMDDINYVINTHDHFDHVSNNDLFKNAKIINHSNFKELMDPEIEIIETPGHTMDSISVIYDDYIISGDASPLKNNILKERAPGVFVDLDLALNSLKKIKSLQKNIVTGHDGILYKTEY
- the modD gene encoding ModD protein — protein: MSFYIPDYELEKIIEEDVNPLDLTSQIMKLDRFNARLAYKARHDMVLCCTEEAERICKMLGLDVLSYKRTGTCVTEGEIFFEARGRADNVHLAWKSVLRLFEGYCGMATRTYEFVQLARKQNENINVVTTRKNLAGTKKPTIKAIVAGGAYPHRIGLSETVLIFDEHLEFVNGDEELKKVLNEMKANALEKKIGIEADNFETGIKYIKMGFDYIQLDKCDPKTVEKFVKAAKEINPNVTVVAAGGITIQNIEEYAKTGVEVIVTSSLYFGKAADIKAIIEKID
- the modB gene encoding molybdate ABC transporter permease subunit, with amino-acid sequence MDSILFPILLTLKISFLSTFFVFFIGIFISYILARMEFRGRNSLEILVTLPMVLPPTVLGYLLALQLGKNGIIGSLFYKLTGSGILFTWEAAVIASFIVSLPLMVKTTTAAISAVDKELEHVSYTLGQGKLKTALKITLPLSKKGIIAGAILSFARSVGEFGATLMVSGNMPGKTNTMSLSIYQAFQTGDYNLANILVIILVLMSFLSIYLTGKMADRLNS